The genomic region GTGGACATCTCGGGTCTGGTTCTGGTGCTGTCCCTGTCTCGCCACGTGACCCTGGATAAGTCATCTCTCCAGGCCttgatttccccatctgtaaacagAGGTGAGTGAAATGATCTTTAAAGGTGTGtcagtccattttgcattgctataaaggaatacctgaggttgggtagcttataaagaaaagagggttatttggctcacagttgtgcaggctgtacagaagcatggcaccagcattgCTTCTTGTGaagcttcaggaagcttccatttatggtggaaggggaaggggaagttcGTGActtacatggcaagagagggagcaagagccATGTCAGGCTCTtctaaacaaccagctctcatgtaaactaacagagtgagaactcattcattaccacggggagggcaccaagccatccATGAGGGACCTGCCCCCATGAgccaaacatctcccaccaggccacaccttcaacactgggagtcacattcagcatgagatttggaggtgaCCACCAtgcatccaaaccatatcaaggaccCATTTCGGTGAGGGGACCAGGAACAtatcccttcccctctcctccacaTCCTTTAATGTGGGGCTCAGCAAGGAAAGTAGGGCTTGGGTCAAATTAAAGCCTGGGCTTAATTTCCTGGTCCagttattagctgtgtgaccctgggcaagtcacttaacccccTCAGGTTACAATGTTACAAATGATCCCATTTTCCTCAACTGAAAAATGGGATAGGAACATGTCCCAAGCAGAGCTGGAGTGACGGTGCTATCAATGGCCCGGCAGTGCCTGGTCACACAGTAGGCCTGGGGAGCCCTGACTTTTACCGCACAGGGAGCTGCTTGCAGAGCTTGTTTTCAATTGTGGGCTTGGCAGGGAACTGCCGGCATCCCAGGGGACAGGGTCTCATGAGGATACCTAATTCCAGCTCAAAGTGGAGACCCCAGGACTCCATCACAGCCAGTGGGGGGGAGTGGCTGCTGCAGCAGGGAGGGCTTCATTGGAATGAACCCCTTTAAGCTTCAGTCCAAATGCCCAGAGTGGTTTTGCAGGTATGGTTGTGAGGCTGGCATGGTAGTCCCATCTGCAGTCCCCTGGGATGAGGCACCTGTACGGTAGAGGGCCCgggtggagaggagagaagagaaggatggGGATGAACCCAGGACCACAGACGGCCCAGTTCCATGGATGATTTTCACTGAGGTGCCTTCAAGTCAGTTCAACACTGGGCTTCTCAACCTTTGAGGTATGCAGGTAAGAGTCACCTGCGGCAGTGGGGGATGCTCTTGTTAAAGTGCAGACTCCGATTCAGCAGGTCTAGGGTGGGGCCTGAAATTCTGTGTTCCTAACAAGGCTCCATCTTGGGTATGGAGGTCAGGTACCCCCTCACCTCTCCTGTGGACCCAGCTTCTGAGGGGTCAGGAGAAGAATGTTCAGTCCCAGCTGCCACCACTCTAAAGTCCCCTAGAAACAAGGACTAATACAGGTGGCGTGGGAGAGGGCCCAGGCAAACAGGGAGGTGGGGTACCCCGGTGGGGCTGCAGTGGGCCCCGCGGAAAGCTTGCTGGAGGTGGGGGCCTAAGGAATTCAAGGACTTGTTCCAGGAACCCAAGGAACGAGTGGGCTCTAACTGCTGCAGCATATGGGAGATGCCAGGAGGAGCTGGCTGTGGCAGGCCATCCCAGGCCATCAGACAACTTGTAGTGGATGAAGATGCAGTGTCCATGGCCAGAAGAAACTCCCATGGATGCTCAGGCCAAGGCTGCCAGAAGCACGAGGAGGGGCAGCATTGAGTGTCATCGGGAAGAGGCAAGGTGATGGTCCTGAAGCTGCCCCATGTGGCCAGTCCCTTTTTGGGAAGCCTGAATAAATCCATTTCCTGTGCACTGTGTGGGAAGCCCGCCCCCCCCAACACCCCACACATATCATCTATCTGTGATTTTGAGATgacttttttttcacatttcagcACCTCTGAACTCAACAGGATCCTACACTTCTTGTAGGCCTGGCTTGATGCTGACATCCTTCAGCCCCAGGGAAGACCTAAAGATCTCCAGGTCTTGAGGCACCTGGAACACCTCCACCTGAGACCACTTTAACATGATTTCTCTGCTTGAGGGATTTTGGCCCATGCTGTGTGTATTCAGCCCTAAAACATGGGTGAGTGCCCGCTTGCAGTTCAAATTCTCAGAGGAAGTTCCCTGTACTCCACTCAGTGCCAAGTTTAGTTTGTGCAAATTTCCTTAATGTCCCCTCCCGTACAACAGGCTTATTTGGTGTTAACCCTCATATTGGGGGTCTAACTCTTCGGTTTTCCAGCTTTTTTGCTGGAATATCCCATTAAACTGTCCATGTTgggtattttttctttgttagtaaACATTTGTTGCATATTGTTGATAGCATTTTAGATTTGAAGAAATAACTGACAAAATCAATATCATCTGTTTCATCATTACAAATAGACTCATAGctctttaatttttccatttaacaCTTTAATTTTCCATAGGCCTAGATTTTCAAGAAGTCCAATATCTCTCACTTGAAGTGTCTTTTCCCTGGAGTAGATTGGGAGATTTGAGGGATATCTGTCCAAAGACGAGACAGTCTGTTTCTAGTTTCCCATCCAGCCTGATGGGGCGTCTACAGTTGTTACCACAAGGCGTCGCTGTTGAACAGATTCTGGTGCAGTCTAGTGCATAGCTGTCCACTTCTAGAGTGATCACTTGCTGGGCCAAGTTCTTCTCCTTAAGTGGTGTCTCACATTAAGGTTCCCAAATTACAGACTCATTAATTCACCCTAATAAGCTCATCCAAGCAGTTTAGGTCTTCAGGGGCTTCCAGCCTCCAACACACATTGGGCCAAAACCAGCCTGTACCACCAGCTCCAAGCCCTGTGTTGAATCTAGGTCATTGGTCCAGATGCCCCTTCATTCTGGGCCTGTGGTGTCCTTTCCAGACAGCAGACCTCAGTTAAGGGCATCCCAGTCCATCAGAGAGGTTCCAGGATCACAGACCCTCAAAAGGGGCAGTGTTGAGGATTCAGTCTGTTTTCTGCCCAGAGGCCCCATTAAGTATGTTGTATCACCTCCTCCCCGGGCTGTTTCTACATAACCCAGGGAAGCCATTCAGGGAACAGCTGCCTTGTGAATGAAAATCCACCCCTAGACAATGTGCTATGCCATCCCAGCCAGAAAAATTGTTGGCAACTTTCCTTGCCAAAAATGCCTGGTATCACAGAATCTTATGCCATTATTGCTTTCTGGTCCAGGGTCCTCCCACCCTTCAAAAGGATGGCATACAACTCCCaccgtttgtgtgtgtgtgtgtgtgtgtgtgtgtgtgtgtgtgtgtgtagaggctGTTCTTGAGGGCAATAGGTgagcttttgttttgctttgtcagGTCTACATGGTAAGGGGGAAGGGCTAGAATACTAAGATAGTATTAGGATAAtggatggaaatattttaaagcaattccAAGGTGGAAGGAACAGAGAGAAAAGCCTTGGAGCAGCTGGAGAGAACTGTCTTCAAGGAAATGGACTAAGTTTTGTCTAGAATGTGTGAGGTAAACTTCTTCTCCAGCTTCCCACAAAGACACTGGTGGGGTGGACACTGCTCTGGACGGTTTTGGCAGTTGGTTTTGTGTTTTGGAGATGAAGTGGCCCTGGCATCAAGAGGACATGGGACACAAGCAGAGGCTTCCAAGGGGTCCCAGGAGCACCTCTGTCCAatacagatggagaaattgaggACCAGAGGAGGGGCTTGTCCAAAGTCACCCAGCGAGTTAGAGCCCCCAGTGGCTTTTCCCATTAAAAATGAACcccaggccaggggtggtggctcacacttgtaaccccagtgttttgggaagctgaggcaggaagatcatttaaggtcagaagttagagaccagcctgggcaacagagagaccctgtctctactaaaaaattaaaaattagcctggtgtggtggtgtgcacctgtaatcccagctacttgggaggccgaggcgggaggattgcttgtgcccaggagtttgaggctgcagtgagacataattgagccactgcacttcagtctgggtgacagagcaagactgtctcaaataacaaaaaagaaaaggaaaaataaaaaaaaaaagaaccccaaaCAGCCCACTGTGAGCCATGGTGACCCCAAATCTCCAGCATCCCTGCGGGGTCCCAGGCCGGCTCAGTACAGGTATTCTCGCACAGTGAGCTCCTTCAGGGTGATGCCTCGGGGCGTGGGCCTCCGGAGCTGGCTCTCCTCCAGCCTCTCCTGCAGagacacgaagtccttgcccagcGCGTAGGCCAGGCGGACCATGGCGTCCAGCAGAGGCGCATAGTAGCGATGGCCCTCCCGGGCCTGCAGGCGCTGCAGGGCCCTCTCTCCGGCCGCGAAGGCCTCGGCGGGGCGGTCGAGGTCGCGGTGGCACAGCAGCACGGCGCACAGGGCCGGGACGGCGGCCGCAGGGCAGTGGGCGGTGAGCTTCTCCTGCAGCGGCAGCACGCGCAGCAGCAGCTCCAGGGCGCGCGGGTACTGGCCGGCCCGCAGGCAGCCGAAAGCCTCGCGCAGTTCTGGCCGCGTGAGGAAGTCCAGGAACTCCCGGGAGCGGCGCACGCAGCGGATGGCGTAGAGCAGGCCCAGGTACTCTTGCAGGGCGCGCCGACGCTCACAGATCATCTCCTCAGCGAAGTTCCCAGTCAGGTACTTCCTGGGAAACTCCACGTCTTCGATCTCCTCCCTGAACGTCTTCAGCAGCGCTTTCTGGAGCTTCGCGAAGTCGGAATAGCGCCGTTCCAGGACGGCCTTGTTGTTGTCAAAGCTCCCAGTCTGGATGACGATGATTTGGTACACCTAGGGCGCAACCAGAGAGAGCTGTGGCCACCTCCCGGCGGGGGCTGCGGCGGACGGAGCACACCCAGAGTAAAGTTAACCAGGCCGGTGTAAAGCATGCCCTGAAAACGGGCGATCCTTATAtgcaattgtttgtttgtttgtttgtttgtttatagagacagggtctcgcactgttacccaggctggagtacagtgatgcgatcatacctcactgcaaccttgaacttctgggctcaattgacctgcccacctgagcctcctgagtagctgggactacaggcacacccacTACCTGGcagattttttgattttttttaaaagatggggtctggctgtgttgcccaggctggtctccaactcctgggctcaagtgatcctcctacctgggcctcccaaagtgctgggattacaggcatgagccactgcacctggcccaattctGTTTTAAATTGCTATTGGCATCAGCTGAGTCAACCCTGGAACAACAACACAGCAAGGTGGGGACATCTGGGAGGAGAAAGGGCAGAGGGTCCTGCCCTGCAGGCTGCTGGGGTCCCTCTTGGCTTTACTTGCTAAAACTGGGCCTCTGTTTTCTGAACTGAGATGCTGTGTTTTCCAAATGTTTCACACTTGGGAATTAGTTTTAGGTACAATATAACATCATTTAGGTACACTGGTGATGCCGTTATATGGTAAGAAGATCAATCCTTTTCAATCATCTTTCAAGAGAATCCTGATTACGGGCAATTATATATTAAGGGCAATTATAACCCATGCATCTGACTCCAGAGCCAGATTGCATGGGTTGTAATTATAGCCCTACCATGGTCTAGCTGTGTGGTTTTAGATGAGTAATTTAACCTCTCCGAGTCTCacttttctcattcataaaaCAAGGATAGGCATAGTGCCTACCTCACccagtgaggattaaatgagttaatgcactGAAACCACATGGAGCTGTGCCCGGCATGCCATTGGCATTCAGTGGTAGCTATGTTATTTATCCTGGTCCCAGGTAAGTGAAGGAGAAGGATGAAGTGTGGCTCTTAGGCAGTCTTTAACATCCCTTAACACAAACTAAAATTCCATTCTAACAGGGAGAGGAGCAGCTCCCAGGCGCAGGGCTTTCCCGAAGCCACAGTAACCAGCTAGAATTTAATAACAGCACATAGCTTTCCTTGTATTGACTTTCCTTGTATCGACTTTTCTAGTATGTTACTTTTGCTTTGTGCCATGTGATATTGGTTTTCCATTTAAGGtatttctctttgaaataaatgtgcctcatgtttttaaaaagtgatccaatttaaagaaaaaaataagtaataataattataacgGATACAGTGATATGGCAAAATTGGTGAAGAAAGGACACAGGTGACCGACACCTGATAAGATGGGATTAAACTGGGCTATTTCCTTCTTGGGACCAAGAAATATGACTTATATGGTTCGAATCCTCACAGACCCTAGCAGGTGCTGAGCCTGAAATCTTGCTCTTTGGCCATTTTCTCCAGAAGAACGCTGTGAGTTAGTGTGTTGACCCATTTCATAGTTGGGAAACCTGAGGCTCTACAAGACTTATTCAGGGCCAGGAAGGAAGCAGAGTGAAAGAGGCTCCACCATTTCCCAATCTCTGCTTACCACAAACTTAGAGACTCTTCTCTCCTCGATGCGAGCTGAAGCGATCTCAAAGAGCAGTTTGACGTGCTTCCAGCGGCATTTCTCGTTCTGCCAGTACTGCTGAAGCTCCCGCGTGGTCATGCTGGAGTTGGAGCTCAGGCCGCTGTGTGTGTCTGGAAGGACAACACCCTTAAGGATCTGCACCCGGTCAGTGCACTTTCGAGGCATGGGCTTGGG from Pan troglodytes isolate AG18354 chromosome 18, NHGRI_mPanTro3-v2.0_pri, whole genome shotgun sequence harbors:
- the SNX20 gene encoding sorting nexin-20 isoform X4 — its product is MASPEHPGSPGCMGPITQCTARTQQEAPATGPDLLRPGPDGHLDTHSGLSSNSSMTTRELQQYWQNEKCRWKHVKLLFEIASARIEERRVSKFVMGKSRPGEMTYPGSRGETGTAPEPDPRCPRQSDML
- the SNX20 gene encoding sorting nexin-20 isoform X1 — translated: MASPEHPGSPGCMGPITQCTARTQQEAPATGPDLLRPGPDGHLDTHSGLSSNSSMTTRELQQYWQNEKCRWKHVKLLFEIASARIEERRVSKFVVYQIIVIQTGSFDNNKAVLERRYSDFAKLQKALLKTFREEIEDVEFPRKYLTGNFAEEMICERRRALQEYLGLLYAIRCVRRSREFLDFLTRPELREAFGCLRAGQYPRALELLLRVLPLQEKLTAHCPAAAVPALCAVLLCHRDLDRPAEAFAAGERALQRLQAREGHRYYAPLLDAMVRLAYALGKDFVSLQERLEESQLRRPTPRGITLKELTVREYLY
- the SNX20 gene encoding sorting nexin-20 isoform X2; this encodes MTQLLGTPGATGNPNWRVLTVLLFLWQPWSMASPEHPGSPGCMGPITQCTARTQQEAPATGPDLLRPGPDGHLDTHSGLSSNSSMTTRELQQYWQNEKCRWKHVKLLFEIASARIEERRVSKFVVYQIIVIQTGSFDNNKAVLERRYSDFAKLQKALLKTFREEIEDVEFPRKYLTGNFAEEMICERRRALQEYLGLLYAIRCVRRSREFLDFLTRPELREAFGCLRAGQYPRALELLLRVLPLQEKLTAHCPAAAVPALCAVLLCHRDLDRPAEAFAAGERALQRLQAREGHRYYAPLLDAMVRLAYALGKDFVSLQERLEESQLRRPTPRGITLKELTVREYLY
- the SNX20 gene encoding sorting nexin-20 isoform X3; the encoded protein is MTLLPDPWTHTALETGDTHSGLSSNSSMTTRELQQYWQNEKCRWKHVKLLFEIASARIEERRVSKFVVYQIIVIQTGSFDNNKAVLERRYSDFAKLQKALLKTFREEIEDVEFPRKYLTGNFAEEMICERRRALQEYLGLLYAIRCVRRSREFLDFLTRPELREAFGCLRAGQYPRALELLLRVLPLQEKLTAHCPAAAVPALCAVLLCHRDLDRPAEAFAAGERALQRLQAREGHRYYAPLLDAMVRLAYALGKDFVSLQERLEESQLRRPTPRGITLKELTVREYLY